Below is a window of Thermococcus sp. MV5 DNA.
AAGGCCTGAAGGAAACATGATTCCGTAGAAGAACGTTTTCTCCAGACTTGCATAAGCTCCTGAGACAAAGATTCTCATGGACGATGCCAACAAAATTCCCACACTCATTCCCAAGACCTTTTTTTCCCACTCAGATAGTTTCATATAATATCACCAGAATATAAGATACGTTTCGAAAGATTTAAGCTTTTCTCAAATATTTACTTGAGATTTTGACTTTTTCTTTTCCAATTATGCCGTTTAGAGTACTGCAGATGTTCTCACTCCCAGTGAAAATAACCTTTAAGTATTTCATTTTGATAAAATATCTCGGTGAAGAAAATGAAAGTTAAAGTTGGGATTAACGGGTATGGCACTATAGGGAAGAGAGTTGCCTATGCAGTCGCAAAACAGGATGATATGAAGCTCATTGGAGTGACGAAAACAAAACCGGATTTTGAGGCATATAGGGCCAAAGAACTTGGTATTCCCGTCTATGCAGCATCAAACGATTTCTTACCAAGATTTGAGAACGCTAATTTTGAAGTAGCTGGAACTATCGAAGACCTTCTAAACGACGTAGATATAATAATCGATGCAACTCCAGGAGGAATGGGCGAAAAGAACAAAACCCTTTATGAAAAGGCTGGTGTTAAGGCAATATTTCAAGGTGGAGAAAAAGCAAATCTTGCAGAGGCCTCTTTTGTCGCTCAAGCAAACTATGAAAATGCTCTTGGAAAGAATTATGTCAGAGTGGTCTCGTGCAATACCACTGGACTAACAAGAACCCTGAATGCAATAAAAGAATACATTGAGTATGTTTATGCAGTGATGATTAGGAGAGCTGCAGATCCGAATGATATTAAGAGAGGACCTGTTAATGCGATAAAGCCAAGTGTTGAAGTGCCTTCACATCATGGGCCAGACGTGCAAACAGTAATCCCAATAAACATTGAAACCACGGCATTTGTTGTCCCAACAACAATAATGCACGTGCACAGCGTGATGGTAGAACTCAAAAAGCCCCCTACAAAAGAAGATGTAATTGATATTTTTGAGAACACCACAAGAGTTCTGCTCTTTGAGAAGAAAAAAGGCTTTGACAGCACGGCTCAATTAATAGAATTTGCGAGAGATCTTCACAGAGAATGGAACAACCTCTATGAGATTGCAGTATGGAAGGAAAGCATCAACATCAAGGGTAACAGGCTATTCTACATTCAGGCGGTTCACCAAGAGAGCGACGTGGTTCCAGAAAATATCGACGCGATAAGAGCAATGTTCGAGATGGCTGATAAGTGGGAGAGTATCAAGAAGACCAACAAGAGTCTTGGTATTTTGAAGTAGAAACCCTTTTATATTTCCTTTTTGATCCTATTTGCCAGCTTTTCACAACTATAGAGGAAATTTCTCCTTGTGAACATGGAACTGTTGCAACTTTTTATTTGTCTTGGTACTTCTGCGTTATCGATAAATTCCGAGTTTCTTTTTAACCTCCTCTATGCTCACACCTCTTATCAAAAGATCCTTTTCTCGTGAGGTCTCTCCTTTGATGAGGCTTACCTCAGCTCCAATGAGCTTGGAAAAAAACTTTACAATTTCCTTGTTTGCTTTCCCCTCAACAGGGGGAACTTTTACTTTAACTTTTAGCCTCTTGCGCCATTCATCTACCCCATCTATCTCAGTTCTTTTTGCCTTTGGTTGTACATAGATTTGGAGTATTATTCCTTCTTTGCTCTCTTTTATCATCCAACCACCATAAGGTATTTTAGGGATGGTGTCTATTTAAGCGTGAGGGAGCCTAATGAGGATCCTGGTGATTTTTGTTATACTTCTTTTTGTGCCTTTTGCAAATGCAACGCAACTAGCATTTATTGGTGACGAGAGTCTGAAAGAACTTCCTGGTTCCGGTATTCTTGAAGATCCATATGTTCTGGAAAATTTGATCATAAATGCAAGCAATATTACTGGCATTCTAGTTAAGAACACTACAGCATATCTTCTCATAAGAAACTTGACTATAATCGGAAATAATAAGCGCCCAGGAATAATTCTCGAGAATGTAAAAAACGTTAGAATTGAGGATGTACAAGTGATTAGATGCAGTTATGGAATAAGGATTGTCAACTCCGAAAACATTACTATCGTCAATAGCATTTTCAAAGGAAATCTATATTGTTATTGGAAAAGTGAATTTGCAGGGGATGCTGATTGTAAGGGAGGGGCTATTTTTGCTGATTATTCCACAAATCTATATATTATAAACAACTCCTTTGTTCCACACTCCTATCTTTTCTCCAATATCTACGGGGTATATCTGGTAATGGTCGAGAACTCCATAGTTTATGGGAATAGATTTGTAAGTTCAATTAAGTGCTATCCCTCTGCAGCATTTGGGGGCTACTGCAAAGGAACAGCAATTTACTTAGATCGTTCTAACAACAATGAATTAACTAGAAACACAATTTATCTTCCCTCAAGTGGTGGTATGGAGTATGCAGCGGAAGTTTATGGAATGTACATCTCTGGGCACAATAACACTATTTATCTGAATAATTTTTATGGCGAACAAAAGCCATCTCAACCAAGTGAAGGTATAGGTTTCTTTTATCTGTACCATACAGGAGAGAATATTTTTCATTCCCCCAAAGTTATCTATAGGTTTGGTAACGAGACTTTTGAAGGATTTTTGGGCAATTACTGGGCTACGTATAATGGATCTGATGAAAATGGAGACGGTCTTATAGAGTGGCCTTTTAAGGTGGATAAATACCCATTAGTCCTTCCCTCAGAGAACTATGAAATTATAAAACTTGCAGAAGAATCCAAAACAAGTACAACCCCTCTAAATAATCTAACAAACTCCCCAACAACACCTTCATTCCCTCAAGAAAACGGAGAATTCAAATACTTCTTTCCAATCTTAGCAGTTCTAGCTATTTTAATCATTCTGTGGAGATGGAAGTGAATACTCCCAAACTACGTCTGGAGGGAATGCCCCCTCCCTAAATTTCTTGATGATTTCTTCTGCTTTTGAATAGGCAAAGTCAAAGGTTTTTTTATCAATCAATCCATAGTTAAGGGCCATCTCAAGTTCTTCTTCATCAAGAAGGAAAACTTCTCCATTCGGAAAAATAAAAATATCTAAAAACAGATCCAACATCTCCAGATTATCATTCTCTCTTTTAGTATGTGCTAGAATATCAATGTAAAGGCCCTTAAAATTGCCTTCTTTGTCATAAACTTTTAGTATGTCATAGTTCTCTCCAATAAAGGCAAAATAAATCATTGTGTAGTCATTATCAATAACTTTGACTCCGTTAACGAAAAGTGGAGTGAGCATCCCCTCAAATTTCGACTTTGCCACAATTATATCGCCTAGGTCTGCTATGAGCTCATCTTCTCTCTCAAGAATCCGATTTGGGACACGCTTGTAAATGAGGTGAATTTTTCCAGCCATCGATAATTCACTGCATTTTGAAATATATTAATCCTTCGGTACAAGACAATGGAAAAAAGAAGAGATCAGCCAAAAATAAGCTCCCTTAATTTCTCTGGAAGCTCTTCGATCTTAACCCTAATCTGCTCTCTCGTATCTCTGTCCCTAATTGTTACAGTATTATCTTCAGGGGTTTGATTATCTACTGTCACACAATAGGGAGTTCCTATCTCATCGTACCTTGCATATCTCCTCCCTACTGTATCCTTCTCATCGTAAACTACGATAAATCCTTCCTTCTGTAGAGTTCTGAAGATGTCATAGGCAATTGTTGTGAGGGGTTCCTTTGCTACCAATGGAAGAACTGCAACTTCTATTGGAGCCATATCCTTCTTAATTTTCAGATAAACTCTACCATCTTCATCCACGGCCAATGAATTCTCCAGAAGGAGATAGAACGGTCTGTCTATACCAAAGCTCGGCTCTAGGACATGAGGTACTATTTTTTCACCAGTTATCGTTTCCTCAATTTCTTTGACAATAAAGTCATCTTTTTCAAGCTCATATCCTTCTATCATTATCTTCCCAATCTTTTCAAGCCCCTCAACTATCTTTTTAAGCTCTTCTTGACTCATTCCTTGCAGTTTTTGATTAATCCTCTTTGCATCGCTTTTTAGTTTAGGCCCTACGCGTTTCATGTTAAGGGAAACTTTAAGCTTTCTAATAGTCTTAGGCCCTTTATAGTGGATCATTACGGTTAAATCTGCACCGCTTTCCTTTATATGCTTGCTCAAGTCATAATCTCCTCTGTATGCTATACCCACACACTCTATCCAACCAAATCTTTCACTGTGGATTTCTACATCCCATGTGTCAGTTGAGTAGTGGGCCCTCTCTTCGGGTAATTGTTGCCTAAATCTTATCTTGTCCTCGGGGATACCTATGTCAAGGAGAATCTTCTTAACCATCGCCATGTAGTAGGCGAAGAAAGTATTTAGAAGATAGCCTTTCTTAACAGCATCTTCTAAGGTAAGTTCAATCATCCCTAAGTCCTTGAGCTGATGTTCAATTGGATAAAGACAAAGAACTTCATCTTTCACCTCATCAAAATGTGGATGATCCGTTTCACTGGGATTGAAGAATATTTCCACCTCGGCCTGAGTGAACTCTCTAAGCCTGAGCATTCCTTGTCTCGGAGAGATCTCATTCCTATAAGCTTTGCCAATTTGGAATACTCCAAATGGGAGCTGGTTTCTCGCAAAGTTGTTTAAACGCTTAAAGTTTACAAATATACCTTGAGCAGTTTCAGGCCTGAGGTACCCTTTTTTGTCTTTATAAGGACCAATATAAGTTTCGAACATCAGATTAAAGTACCAAACATCAGAAAGCTCTCCCTCACATTCGGGACACTTTATATCATGCTCTCTTATCAACTGAGTTAAATGCTCTGCACTTAAGCCCTCTGTATCTATCTCAAGAACGTCCTCCACAATGTGATCCGCTCTGAATCTTGAGCCACATTTCTTACATTCAGTTAATGGATCAACAAATTTTTCCACGTGTCCTGAAGCTATAAAAACCTCTTCTGGAGTAATATCAGGAGTCTCAATTTCAAAGAACCCTTCCCTTATAAAAGCTTCTCTAATCTTCTTCTCAATCTTCCTCTTTATTGTAGCTCCAAGAGGACCGTAATCGTAAAAACCTTTCGCTCCACCATAGATTTCAAAACTACCCCACGCAAAACCTCTCCTTCTCATCAAGTCTTGAAGAGCCTCATACTTATTCACCATTACCACCACCTTAGTGCATGAAGGGAAAGCACCTAAAAAAGTTTTGCCCCAATCTTTGAAAAATTGATAAAAGAGTTGAGGTTCCCCGAGATAAAACTGGGTCATCACTTCAAATATTGGCCTAAATCACTTATATCTCCTCTTTTAATGCCATAGAGGTCCTTTTAGACAATCTTTCACCCATTACACCTGCCGAGGAGGGTTATAACATACGCCAAAAAGAGTTTATACATTCATCCTTTAAACTGTTCTCTAAGAGTGAGAAACATTACCAAAAGAATATGGTGGACCGGGCGGGATTTGAACCCGCGGCCTTTGGCTTGCGAAGCCAACGCTCTCCCAAACTGAGCTACCGGCCCATCCTGATTTTTATCTTTAAAGTCGACTTAAAAAGTTTTCTACAGAAATTCTCCACTGCCAGGAAAACAAAGTATTTAAAAACAAAATATCAAAGTCTGCGGAAATTTAATCCTCTCTAGCCAATTCTGGCATTCTCTTATGTTCCTCCGGTGTTAATCTCCTCCTTAGGAAGAGCCTAGTGTATTTGCATTATTAAGGCTGAAAATGATAAAAACATTGAGAGAGAAAATATTAAAGCAAATTAATGGAAGTGAGAAAAATGGGAAAATATAAACCCCGTGATCCTTTAAAAATTCCAAGGTTTGCAGACATCAGGACTTTTTGGCGCTTGCCATACATGAAGGAGATACCCACGAACATAGACTTTGCGGTTGTTGGAATACCTTTCGATACGGGAGCCTCTTATAGAGTCGGAGCCAGATATGGGCCGGAGGCCATTAGAAGTCAATCTTTAATACTGCGATCTCATAATCCGGCTTTAGACATTAGTCCATTTGACTACTGCTCGGGAGTTGATTATGGGGACATTCCAGTAGTTCCAGGGTATATTGAGGACTCATACAAGAAAATTGAAGAGGGTCTTCTTCCAATAATAGACAAAGGAGTGATTCCGATAGCTTTGGGGGGCGATCATTCAATAACCCTCGCTGAGCTTAGGGCCATGACAAAAAGACATGGTCCTGTGGCATTGGTTCAATTTGACTCCCACACGGATACGGATCCGGATTATTACGGACACAAGTATAATCATGGAACGCCATTCATAAGAGCCGTGGAGGAGGGCTTACTTCTCGTTGAGCACTCCATTCAAGTTGGGATAAGAGGTTCAACATATTCAAAAGATGAAATAGAGAAAGCAAGGAAGCTTGGGTTTGAGGTAGTAACTGCTGAAGAAATGTATAAGCTTGGAATTGATGAGGTAGCGAAGAGAATTCAAGAGCGCGTGGGTGATGCTAAAGTTTTTGTAACGTTTGACATTGACTTTGTGGACCCTGCATACGCTCCCGGCACTGGTACTCCAGAGGTTGGAGGCCCAAGCAGTAGGGAAACTTTGGAATTAGTACGAAAGGGCCTGAAGGGCTTAAATTTCGTGGGCTTTGATTTAGTGGAAGTTTACCCACAATACGATCCAAGCTTCATTACCGCACTCTTAGCAGCGCACATCATTTTTGAATTCATATCACTAATAGCTTTAAACAAGAGAGAAAAACAAACAAGAAAATCCGTTAAAACTTCTCAAGGGTAATGTCTTTCACTTTTTTTGTATCCCCATCAAAGTCTATTACAGCATAATGCCCTCTGGACAACGGCCCGGGATTTACGATAAGTGTCTTTTCCACCTCATCTATACCCATGGCCTCATGTATATGCCCACATATAACCAGTGGAGGTTGCTTTTCTTCAATAAACTTTCTTAAAGATTTGCTCCCTGCATGAGTTCCGACAAAAGTTTTGTCTACTTTAGTATTCTTGGGTGGAGCATGGGAAAGCACTATGTCTCCATCTTGGTAGTTTTTAACTAAGATTTCCCAGATTTCATCTTCACTAAGCTCCCATATTGTTGAGAAGGGCGTTATGTTCGAACCTCCTATTCCGATAATGCCGACGTTCCCAAATTCTATCCTTTTGTTGTGGAGGCTAACTCTGAGCTCTTCAAGAAGATCAAGAACATCCCTACCATCACAGTTGCCCATCACTGCATAAAAGGGCTTTCCAAGAGCTATAAATTCCTTTAAAATGTTATATGCTGCCTCCCTTCCTCTAAAATGAGTTAAATCTCCTGCTATTAACATGAGATCAAAATCTTCATCCTTAATGTGCTCTAAAAACTCTTTAACTTTATTCCCCCTTCCATGGATATCTGTTACTGCAACGAGTCTCATATCACCACCTACACAAAATATGTTATGAAGCTTAAATCATTGGCGGTTAACTTTAAAACTTGAAGTCCAATTCATAAATGTATGGAAGGGTGGAGGGAGAGGCTTAAAGAAGAGGGAATTCTTGAAGTTGGAGAATTTATAATTGAGGTCAGCATAGACTCTGAATGCCCATGCAAAGACGATGTAGTCTACCCTGCGGTGCTGATATATGATACAAAGAACGAAGATTTTTACTATCTTGATGAACCTTTTGAGCCTGTTAATAACTTTAAAGAAGCACTAGAACAGGTTTTTAATTGGTTCGAGAGATATAAAAATGGAGAACGGCCTTTAATGAAGCGGAGCCCCAAAAAGGCCGCTCCAGAAGATGTAGTGCAAAGGTTTTTGAACGCTATGAAATCCCTTGAGTAGTCACAAAAACTTTAAATTCCTATTCCAATGCTCACTGGAGGTGCAAAATTTGGATCCAAAAAAAGCAGTTCTCAAAGAATCATCAACAGAGGGTATTGAAGAGCTTCCGATCATGGGGCCCTGGCTTGAAAATGTGGACAGTTTAGAGAAGATTATCAATTATTATGAGAGAATAGGTTTTCAGGCTACTCATTTAGGGAAAGCTATTGAAATCTGGAAGAAAGTTGAAAAAAAGAGAGAAAACGGTGAAGAAGTTAGAGTTTTCTTGGGTTATACTTCCAACATAGTTTCTTCAGGACTCAGAGAGCTTATAGCGTATCTTGTTAAGCACAAAAAAGTTGATGTGATTGTAACCACTGCTGGAGGCGTTGAAGAAGATTTTATCAAAGCATTAAAACCTTTCATCCTAGGGGATTGGCATGTAAATGATGCTGAAATGAGAGAAAAAGGCATAAACAGAATTGGGAATATTTTTGTACCCAATGATCGTTATATAGAGTTTGAGAGATATATGATTCCTTTCTTTGAGAGGCTTCTGGAGATTGAGAGAAGAGAAGGAAGACCTTTAACAGCAAGTGAAGTTATTTACGAGCTTGGAAGATATATGGATGGAAAGCTTGGGGAAGAAAAAGAAAAGAGCATTATTTACTGGGCGTATAAAAACAACATCCCCATCTTCTGCCCGGCTCTTACTGATGGATCATTCGGAGACATGCTCTACTTCTTCAAAGAAGAGAGAGGAGACAAGGAGCTCATTATAGATATTGCCAATGATATAGTTAAGCTGAACAACCTGGCAATAACAGCGAAAGAAACAGCTTCAATCATTTTAGGGGGTTCCCTTCCAAAGCATGCCATAATCAATGCCAATCTGTTTCGTGGTGGGACTGATTATGCCATCTATATCACAACGGCAATACCTTGGGATGGTTCACTCAGTGGAGCACCACCAAGCGAGGGGGTGAGCTGGGGTAAAATAAAGGCAAAGGCCGATTATGTGGAGATATGGGCCGATGCGACGTTAGTGTTCCCGATTTTAGTGTGGATGGTGATGAAAGAGTAAGTTTGCATTATTGTTACAAACTTATTTAAAAAGAGTTTGCAGTCTAAATGCAAAACCTTTATATATATCTTTGCACTATCACTGCACATGATAGAAGAACAAAACTCATGGTGGTTTGGAGAACCAGACCTTGATTGGTTAACGTTTGAAGGTCTGACTTATAGAATTTTTCCCTCTTGGACAAGACAAGTTTCTCTCAAGCCGTTTTCCCTTAACTTTGTCCTTGGTCCGAGAAGAGTTGGAAAGACAATGGGAATAAAACTTTTAATAAAAGAGCTTGTAAAAGAGAACCCTTACTCAGTCTTCTACTTCAGCTGTGATGTTCTTGAAGACTACAGGGATCTTCTTGAAGTTCTTGAGGAGTACCTTAAATTAAAAAAGAGAAAGGGAATAAAAACATCTTATATTTTCCTTGATGAGGTAACCCTTACCAGAGAATGGTGGAGGGCGGTTAAATACCTTATTGATCAGGGAAAAATTAGAGGAGATGTTGTTACAGTTACTGGTTCAGTCTCGCTTGCTGCTGGAAGGCATATTGAAACTTTTGGTGGTAGAAGAGGAAATGGAACAATAATTGAAGTTATGCCCCTAGATTTTTATAGTTACTACAGCATATTTTATGAAGAATTTTTCTCTTCAAAAGCTGAAGAGGTCTTTGAAAGATACCTGGAGACGGGAGGATATTTAGCCTATCTCAATGGAGATATCAAAGTTGAAGAACTTGTAGGTCTAATAAAAGCTGATTTAAAAGCTTTAGAACGTTCTACTGATCTTGCAAGAGATATAATGGGAGCAATCATAGACAAAGCCCCCTCTCCCGTTTCATTCAACTCAATAGCAAAGTCTGTAGGAATCTCACCCCACACTGCAAGAGATTACGTGGAACTTTTTGAGGCCCTTCATGTTCTCCTTCAGATTCTTTTCCTTGGAGGAGATGGAAAAGTGTACTCAAGAAAGGAGCGCAAATTGATTATTAGAGATCCTCTAATTGGACGTGCAATGGGACTATGGACACGCAGAAAGTTGAATAAAGATGTCCTGTACGAGTGGCTTGTTCAAGAACATCTTTATAGACAATTTAAGGAGATCTACTATTTCCGTAATTCCTATGAAGTAGACGCAATAGCAGGCGGTTTGAAAGTAGAAGTAAAGTCGAGAAAGGCGAAGTTAAGATATCCAAAAGATGTAAAAGTGTTAAGTGGACAGGAAATTCCAAGCTTTCTTTATGACCTTGGAAAAAGATAAATCTTAAAATTAATACAGCGTCATCCAGACCTCTTCTCCCTCTTTATACCCCTCACTGTCCTCTGGAACCTCTATGTAACCATTACTTTCCACCAGGGCGCTTATTATTCCACTTCCTTTCTTTCGTATTGGATAAGCTTTGCCATCTTCGTAATAAACCTTCACAAATTCGTGTCTTCCAAGGGACGAGGGGACTTTGGCCATCAAAGTCGTTTTAATCTTTATGGGCTTGTAATTAGCTCCAGCGAGCTTCGCTAAAGCATACTTAACATAGAGGTGAAACTGAGCAAACACTGCAGAAGGATAGCCACTCATGACAAAAACC
It encodes the following:
- a CDS encoding DUF167 family protein, whose amino-acid sequence is MIKESKEGIILQIYVQPKAKRTEIDGVDEWRKRLKVKVKVPPVEGKANKEIVKFFSKLIGAEVSLIKGETSREKDLLIRGVSIEEVKKKLGIYR
- a CDS encoding ATP-binding protein codes for the protein MIEEQNSWWFGEPDLDWLTFEGLTYRIFPSWTRQVSLKPFSLNFVLGPRRVGKTMGIKLLIKELVKENPYSVFYFSCDVLEDYRDLLEVLEEYLKLKKRKGIKTSYIFLDEVTLTREWWRAVKYLIDQGKIRGDVVTVTGSVSLAAGRHIETFGGRRGNGTIIEVMPLDFYSYYSIFYEEFFSSKAEEVFERYLETGGYLAYLNGDIKVEELVGLIKADLKALERSTDLARDIMGAIIDKAPSPVSFNSIAKSVGISPHTARDYVELFEALHVLLQILFLGGDGKVYSRKERKLIIRDPLIGRAMGLWTRRKLNKDVLYEWLVQEHLYRQFKEIYYFRNSYEVDAIAGGLKVEVKSRKAKLRYPKDVKVLSGQEIPSFLYDLGKR
- a CDS encoding phosphorylating glyceraldehyde-3-phosphate dehydrogenase; its protein translation is MKVKVGINGYGTIGKRVAYAVAKQDDMKLIGVTKTKPDFEAYRAKELGIPVYAASNDFLPRFENANFEVAGTIEDLLNDVDIIIDATPGGMGEKNKTLYEKAGVKAIFQGGEKANLAEASFVAQANYENALGKNYVRVVSCNTTGLTRTLNAIKEYIEYVYAVMIRRAADPNDIKRGPVNAIKPSVEVPSHHGPDVQTVIPINIETTAFVVPTTIMHVHSVMVELKKPPTKEDVIDIFENTTRVLLFEKKKGFDSTAQLIEFARDLHREWNNLYEIAVWKESINIKGNRLFYIQAVHQESDVVPENIDAIRAMFEMADKWESIKKTNKSLGILK
- the glyS gene encoding glycine--tRNA ligase translates to MVNKYEALQDLMRRRGFAWGSFEIYGGAKGFYDYGPLGATIKRKIEKKIREAFIREGFFEIETPDITPEEVFIASGHVEKFVDPLTECKKCGSRFRADHIVEDVLEIDTEGLSAEHLTQLIREHDIKCPECEGELSDVWYFNLMFETYIGPYKDKKGYLRPETAQGIFVNFKRLNNFARNQLPFGVFQIGKAYRNEISPRQGMLRLREFTQAEVEIFFNPSETDHPHFDEVKDEVLCLYPIEHQLKDLGMIELTLEDAVKKGYLLNTFFAYYMAMVKKILLDIGIPEDKIRFRQQLPEERAHYSTDTWDVEIHSERFGWIECVGIAYRGDYDLSKHIKESGADLTVMIHYKGPKTIRKLKVSLNMKRVGPKLKSDAKRINQKLQGMSQEELKKIVEGLEKIGKIMIEGYELEKDDFIVKEIEETITGEKIVPHVLEPSFGIDRPFYLLLENSLAVDEDGRVYLKIKKDMAPIEVAVLPLVAKEPLTTIAYDIFRTLQKEGFIVVYDEKDTVGRRYARYDEIGTPYCVTVDNQTPEDNTVTIRDRDTREQIRVKIEELPEKLRELIFG
- the speB gene encoding agmatinase, whose amino-acid sequence is MGKYKPRDPLKIPRFADIRTFWRLPYMKEIPTNIDFAVVGIPFDTGASYRVGARYGPEAIRSQSLILRSHNPALDISPFDYCSGVDYGDIPVVPGYIEDSYKKIEEGLLPIIDKGVIPIALGGDHSITLAELRAMTKRHGPVALVQFDSHTDTDPDYYGHKYNHGTPFIRAVEEGLLLVEHSIQVGIRGSTYSKDEIEKARKLGFEVVTAEEMYKLGIDEVAKRIQERVGDAKVFVTFDIDFVDPAYAPGTGTPEVGGPSSRETLELVRKGLKGLNFVGFDLVEVYPQYDPSFITALLAAHIIFEFISLIALNKREKQTRKSVKTSQG
- a CDS encoding YfcE family phosphodiesterase, which codes for MRLVAVTDIHGRGNKVKEFLEHIKDEDFDLMLIAGDLTHFRGREAAYNILKEFIALGKPFYAVMGNCDGRDVLDLLEELRVSLHNKRIEFGNVGIIGIGGSNITPFSTIWELSEDEIWEILVKNYQDGDIVLSHAPPKNTKVDKTFVGTHAGSKSLRKFIEEKQPPLVICGHIHEAMGIDEVEKTLIVNPGPLSRGHYAVIDFDGDTKKVKDITLEKF
- a CDS encoding deoxyhypusine synthase; this translates as MDPKKAVLKESSTEGIEELPIMGPWLENVDSLEKIINYYERIGFQATHLGKAIEIWKKVEKKRENGEEVRVFLGYTSNIVSSGLRELIAYLVKHKKVDVIVTTAGGVEEDFIKALKPFILGDWHVNDAEMREKGINRIGNIFVPNDRYIEFERYMIPFFERLLEIERREGRPLTASEVIYELGRYMDGKLGEEKEKSIIYWAYKNNIPIFCPALTDGSFGDMLYFFKEERGDKELIIDIANDIVKLNNLAITAKETASIILGGSLPKHAIINANLFRGGTDYAIYITTAIPWDGSLSGAPPSEGVSWGKIKAKADYVEIWADATLVFPILVWMVMKE
- a CDS encoding nitrous oxide reductase family maturation protein NosD, encoding MRILVIFVILLFVPFANATQLAFIGDESLKELPGSGILEDPYVLENLIINASNITGILVKNTTAYLLIRNLTIIGNNKRPGIILENVKNVRIEDVQVIRCSYGIRIVNSENITIVNSIFKGNLYCYWKSEFAGDADCKGGAIFADYSTNLYIINNSFVPHSYLFSNIYGVYLVMVENSIVYGNRFVSSIKCYPSAAFGGYCKGTAIYLDRSNNNELTRNTIYLPSSGGMEYAAEVYGMYISGHNNTIYLNNFYGEQKPSQPSEGIGFFYLYHTGENIFHSPKVIYRFGNETFEGFLGNYWATYNGSDENGDGLIEWPFKVDKYPLVLPSENYEIIKLAEESKTSTTPLNNLTNSPTTPSFPQENGEFKYFFPILAVLAILIILWRWK
- a CDS encoding DUF402 domain-containing protein; this translates as MAGKIHLIYKRVPNRILEREDELIADLGDIIVAKSKFEGMLTPLFVNGVKVIDNDYTMIYFAFIGENYDILKVYDKEGNFKGLYIDILAHTKRENDNLEMLDLFLDIFIFPNGEVFLLDEEELEMALNYGLIDKKTFDFAYSKAEEIIKKFREGAFPPDVVWEYSLPSPQND